The following proteins are encoded in a genomic region of Candidatus Methylospira mobilis:
- the tnpB gene encoding IS66 family insertion sequence element accessory protein TnpB (TnpB, as the term is used for proteins encoded by IS66 family insertion elements, is considered an accessory protein, since TnpC, encoded by a neighboring gene, is a DDE family transposase.), translated as MSGLIAHPVQIWFSVAAVDMRRGIDGLSSHVQQVLGHAPCAGSAFVFRNRAGNRIKVLLWDGTGVWLCQRRLHEGRFIGPKAGEPCVSLTVAQWEWLIAGVD; from the coding sequence ATGTCTGGATTGATCGCTCATCCCGTCCAGATTTGGTTCAGTGTCGCGGCGGTGGATATGCGTCGCGGCATCGACGGTTTATCAAGCCATGTGCAGCAGGTGCTGGGACATGCGCCTTGCGCGGGGTCGGCCTTCGTGTTTCGCAATCGTGCGGGTAATCGCATCAAAGTATTGCTGTGGGACGGCACCGGAGTGTGGTTATGTCAGCGCCGTTTGCACGAGGGCCGCTTTATTGGGCCGAAGGCGGGAGAGCCCTGTGTTTCTCTCACAGTCGCGCAATGGGAATGGCTGATTGCCGGGGTCGATTGA
- the tnpA gene encoding IS66 family insertion sequence element accessory protein TnpA — translation MNSMNNKQAEQIRHIEQWRASGLSQVEYSRRNELKPATFNYWVRHLDAEASAVRPLSPSRAGFLPVSIDKVAEPAAHALLLRTRQGYTLELSTSTSPRWLAELLQCLD, via the coding sequence ATGAATAGCATGAATAACAAGCAAGCAGAGCAGATACGCCATATCGAGCAGTGGCGAGCCAGCGGCCTGAGTCAGGTCGAATATAGCCGTCGGAACGAGCTGAAGCCGGCTACTTTCAACTACTGGGTGCGGCATCTGGATGCCGAAGCATCCGCGGTTCGCCCTCTTTCACCTTCGCGCGCCGGTTTTTTGCCGGTATCGATTGATAAAGTAGCTGAACCGGCGGCGCATGCGCTGCTATTGCGGACAAGACAGGGGTACACCCTGGAACTCTCAACGTCGACTTCTCCTCGCTGGTTGGCGGAGCTGCTGCAATGTCTGGATTGA
- a CDS encoding reverse transcriptase domain-containing protein codes for MDRFIQQAIAQVVSAQWEPHFHRHSYGFRPERSAHQAVREIQKQVRDSYRWVVDMDLEAFFDRVNHDRLMNRLQRHVPDRALLRLINTYLKTGVRIDTLIVPTTQGVPQGGPLSPVPANVVLDENERKSAVDRPWNRKFLGFTLSRGDARLKVSEPSLAKLKNRIRDLTRRTRGRRLIDIIAELRTALLGWKAYFGIAEVLSPLREIDKWIRRRLRCYQWKQWGSAGYRELRKRGVTVREAWNTSKSAHGPWRLSKTPALNLALPAKTFSNMGLPSLCVTR; via the coding sequence GTGGACCGCTTTATCCAGCAAGCCATTGCGCAAGTTGTCAGCGCGCAATGGGAACCGCACTTTCACCGTCACAGTTACGGCTTTCGTCCCGAACGCTCGGCCCATCAGGCCGTGCGCGAAATACAGAAGCAAGTCCGCGACAGCTACCGCTGGGTGGTGGACATGGACCTGGAGGCCTTCTTCGACCGCGTCAACCATGACCGGCTGATGAACCGTCTTCAACGTCACGTACCGGATCGAGCGCTGTTGCGCCTGATCAACACCTACCTGAAAACGGGCGTGCGCATCGACACCCTTATCGTACCGACAACGCAGGGCGTGCCGCAAGGCGGGCCCCTATCGCCGGTACCGGCCAACGTGGTACTCGATGAAAATGAACGAAAAAGTGCGGTGGACAGGCCATGGAACCGGAAATTTTTAGGGTTTACGCTAAGCCGGGGAGATGCCCGGCTCAAAGTGTCGGAACCGTCACTGGCGAAACTCAAAAACCGGATTCGCGACCTGACGCGTCGAACCCGAGGCCGCCGCTTGATCGACATCATCGCCGAGCTAAGAACCGCCCTGCTTGGTTGGAAAGCGTATTTCGGCATCGCCGAAGTACTGAGCCCTCTGCGGGAGATCGACAAGTGGATACGACGCCGACTGAGATGCTACCAGTGGAAACAATGGGGGAGCGCCGGATATCGGGAGTTGCGCAAACGCGGCGTAACGGTGCGGGAAGCCTGGAATACCAGCAAATCCGCGCACGGGCCGTGGCGGCTATCGAAAACACCGGCGTTGAATCTTGCGCTGCCGGCGAAAACGTTCAGCAACATGGGGCTGCCATCTTTATGCGTTACGCGCTAA
- a CDS encoding GIY-YIG nuclease family protein, with product MANGFIYVLLNPSFPNMVKIGLTEDTSERRARNISSATGVPTDFIVLYDMLVNDVDEAEREIHAHFSAYRVNKRREFFYVPPKLAICALIDIAQKYPVAPALPAAIDDALPMLRSRFPKFLDPNIFSIRMITVPGSCYLKIGRCLNGVEEYSEEELPLEGLKTPDTVTPDVVEHNATLLATLDEYDWIMVSDIFPKEVALQIAKEWEGPGGKLEQLKIK from the coding sequence ATGGCCAATGGCTTCATCTATGTTCTGCTGAACCCGTCATTCCCCAATATGGTCAAGATTGGGCTAACCGAAGACACCTCGGAGAGACGAGCTCGCAATATTTCTTCAGCTACAGGTGTCCCGACCGACTTTATTGTCCTGTACGACATGCTCGTTAATGACGTAGATGAGGCTGAAAGAGAAATTCACGCACACTTCTCTGCCTATCGCGTTAATAAGAGAAGGGAATTCTTTTATGTGCCACCGAAACTAGCAATTTGTGCATTGATTGATATCGCACAGAAATATCCCGTCGCCCCAGCTCTACCCGCCGCAATCGACGATGCTCTGCCAATGCTTAGATCGCGATTTCCTAAGTTTCTCGATCCAAATATTTTTAGTATTCGAATGATTACCGTCCCTGGCTCATGCTACTTAAAGATTGGCAGATGCCTCAATGGGGTAGAGGAATACTCAGAGGAGGAACTTCCCCTAGAAGGACTTAAGACACCGGACACGGTTACTCCAGATGTGGTTGAGCACAACGCAACGTTGCTAGCGACATTGGATGAATACGACTGGATCATGGTTTCAGACATTTTTCCCAAAGAGGTCGCTTTACAGATTGCAAAGGAATGGGAAGGCCCGGGTGGGAAATTGGAGCAACTTAAAATCAAGTAG
- a CDS encoding PQQ-dependent sugar dehydrogenase, whose translation MYKSRFIAVLSPLALLGLSHLVQAEALPGDIPGIDVPAGFHITRYSDQTPNARSLALGDDGTVYVGTMTEGNVYALQDRDRDGHAETVRTIIQGLNVPNGVAWYQGDLYIAELHRIIKIKDVVRHLDGNASFEPVYSGFPNEKHHGWKYLRVGPDHKLYVPVGAPCNICLPSNEIFTALTRMNPDGSRFEVYAKGLRNSVGFDWLPGAGELYATDNGRDYLGDDAPADELNHVAHAGQHFGYPWCHAGNIADPEYGGQHACAEFEPPAWKFPAHVAPLGIRFYQGKQFPANYQGQLFVAQHGSWNRTQPQGYRVALVRFKDGKPVAEEVFASGWLHADGKASGRPVDILEMPDGALLVSDDLAGAVYRISYR comes from the coding sequence ATGTATAAATCGCGATTTATAGCCGTACTGTCGCCTCTTGCATTGCTGGGACTATCGCATCTGGTTCAGGCGGAAGCGTTGCCCGGAGATATTCCGGGAATCGACGTCCCGGCCGGTTTTCATATTACGCGCTATTCCGACCAGACCCCCAACGCCAGATCGCTTGCACTGGGTGACGATGGAACGGTTTACGTTGGCACCATGACCGAAGGCAATGTCTATGCCCTGCAGGACAGGGATCGCGATGGGCATGCCGAAACGGTGCGCACGATCATTCAGGGACTCAATGTTCCCAACGGGGTAGCCTGGTATCAGGGCGATCTTTACATAGCCGAACTGCATCGCATCATCAAGATCAAGGACGTGGTGCGTCATCTGGACGGCAACGCGTCGTTCGAGCCGGTGTATTCCGGTTTTCCGAACGAAAAACACCACGGCTGGAAATACCTGCGCGTCGGACCCGACCATAAGCTTTACGTGCCGGTAGGCGCGCCGTGCAATATCTGTCTTCCTTCAAACGAAATATTTACCGCTCTGACGCGGATGAATCCGGATGGCAGTCGTTTCGAAGTTTATGCCAAAGGCTTACGCAATTCGGTAGGCTTCGATTGGCTGCCCGGAGCCGGCGAGTTGTATGCAACCGATAACGGACGCGATTATCTCGGCGACGACGCGCCGGCGGACGAACTGAATCATGTGGCGCATGCAGGCCAGCATTTCGGTTACCCATGGTGCCATGCCGGCAATATCGCCGATCCCGAATACGGCGGGCAGCATGCCTGTGCTGAGTTCGAGCCGCCGGCCTGGAAGTTTCCGGCGCATGTCGCCCCGCTGGGCATACGTTTCTACCAGGGCAAACAGTTCCCCGCCAATTATCAAGGTCAGTTGTTTGTCGCGCAGCACGGTTCGTGGAACCGCACGCAGCCGCAAGGCTATCGCGTGGCGCTGGTGCGGTTCAAGGATGGAAAACCGGTAGCTGAAGAGGTTTTCGCCTCGGGCTGGCTGCATGCCGATGGCAAGGCTTCCGGGCGTCCGGTTGATATACTGGAAATGCCGGACGGCGCGCTGCTGGTTTCCGACGATCTGGCCGGTGCGGTCTACCGGATTAGTTACCGGTAG
- the erpA gene encoding iron-sulfur cluster insertion protein ErpA, with amino-acid sequence MTQSSESIIFSDTAAAKVSELIAEEGNPDLMLRVYVQGGGCSGFQYGFTFDESANEDDTEIQKNGVKVLIDAMSIQYLSGAEIDYKEDVSGSQFVIRNPNASTTCGCGSSFSV; translated from the coding sequence ATGACGCAATCATCCGAATCCATCATTTTCTCCGATACTGCTGCGGCCAAAGTCAGCGAGTTGATTGCCGAAGAAGGTAATCCTGATTTGATGCTGCGCGTTTATGTGCAGGGCGGCGGGTGTTCCGGCTTTCAATACGGATTCACGTTTGACGAGTCGGCCAATGAAGACGATACCGAAATTCAGAAAAACGGCGTGAAGGTCTTGATTGATGCAATGAGCATACAATACCTGAGCGGCGCGGAAATCGATTATAAGGAAGACGTTTCCGGCTCTCAATTCGTGATCCGTAATCCTAATGCAAGCACTACCTGCGGCTGCGGTTCTTCGTTTTCCGTGTAG